The following are encoded together in the Pectobacterium punjabense genome:
- a CDS encoding carboxymuconolactone decarboxylase family protein, producing MSTLRLPYQTLSPEAYQGLGMTKKALNKSSLGKQLIELVYLRVSQINGCAFCLEMHASALRAGGVPDAKLDSLAGWRVSTQFNERERAALAWTESLVDVARSHAPDEDFEPLKAHFSDAEIADLSFAVALMSAFNRLAIGMRQ from the coding sequence ATGAGTACGCTTCGCTTGCCCTACCAAACCCTCTCGCCAGAAGCCTATCAAGGGTTGGGCATGACCAAGAAAGCCCTGAACAAGAGCAGCCTTGGAAAACAGTTGATCGAATTGGTCTATTTGCGTGTTTCGCAAATTAATGGCTGTGCTTTCTGCCTGGAGATGCATGCGTCGGCTCTGCGTGCTGGCGGCGTGCCGGATGCCAAGCTAGACAGCCTGGCTGGCTGGCGTGTGAGCACGCAGTTCAATGAACGCGAGCGTGCGGCGCTGGCCTGGACTGAATCACTTGTGGATGTGGCTCGCAGCCACGCGCCTGATGAAGATTTCGAACCGCTGAAAGCGCATTTTAGCGATGCAGAGATCGCCGATCTGAGTTTTGCCGTTGCGCTGATGAGCGCCTTTAATCGCTTGGCGATCGGCATGCGTCAATAA
- a CDS encoding GNAT family N-acetyltransferase: MSTFRLSLIDSDRDYLACFDVMRELRPHLPDAAAFTAQARRQAGQGYRLLAAWQGDLVMGLAGYRIQENLLYGRFLYVDDLVATADARHQGLGGLLIEAMREEAQRQNCAHLVLDTALGNALAQRFYFRQGLLSRGLHFSQAL; the protein is encoded by the coding sequence ATGAGCACCTTTCGATTGAGCCTCATTGACAGCGATCGGGACTACCTGGCTTGTTTCGATGTTATGCGGGAACTACGGCCTCATCTTCCTGATGCGGCCGCATTCACTGCGCAGGCTCGTCGTCAGGCTGGGCAAGGTTATCGTCTGCTTGCGGCATGGCAGGGCGATCTCGTCATGGGATTGGCGGGCTACCGCATTCAGGAAAACCTGTTGTATGGCCGATTCCTCTATGTCGATGACCTTGTCGCCACTGCGGATGCCCGCCATCAGGGGCTCGGCGGCCTGCTGATCGAGGCAATGCGCGAGGAAGCGCAGCGGCAAAACTGCGCTCATCTGGTGCTCGATACGGCCTTAGGCAATGCGCTGGCGCAACGCTTCTATTTTCGTCAGGGCTTGCTTTCCAGGGGGCTGCATTTCAGCCAGGCGCTGTAG
- a CDS encoding PLP-dependent aminotransferase family protein, producing MDMQQLKPSREHDAPLYLQLYRRYRDAIAVGKLHPGDRVPSVRSLASELNLARGTVEMAYQMLASEGYFLTRGPAGTIVSPRLENLSESGYSNVSLSQIPSRPQIDTAQVQPFQLGLPALDAFPRKTWARLAGHNLRTLDTAAMLSPDPVGYEPLRRAIATYLGISRGIACTHEQVFITAGYRGALELVCRTLLHPGDIGWFEDPGYIFARQFLARAGMRLEPVPVDEEGLNVDIGQQRAAEARFAVVTPTHQSPMGMALSLPRRLQLLEWASYRQSWIIEDDYDSEFRYHGRPLPALKSLDRDGRVLYTGTFSKVLFPGLRLAYLVVPEPQIERFRDTADHFCCAGSILPQATVADFMEQGHFARHLRKMRSLYAIRRGYLVDALLQTLGSHLTVQPQAGGIHVLATLSTRGNDQSLAAAAQSHGLAIQALNSWRTSRASHGGLLMGFTNVTEPAMAEALVHRLAAAIGLS from the coding sequence ATGGATATGCAGCAACTGAAACCAAGCAGAGAACACGATGCCCCGCTCTATTTACAGTTGTATCGACGCTACCGAGACGCCATTGCCGTCGGAAAACTTCACCCAGGCGATCGCGTACCGTCCGTGCGCAGCCTTGCCAGTGAGCTGAATCTGGCACGCGGCACGGTCGAAATGGCTTATCAGATGCTGGCCAGCGAAGGCTATTTCCTGACCCGCGGCCCAGCGGGTACTATCGTCTCACCTCGGCTGGAAAACCTGAGCGAGTCGGGATACAGCAACGTATCCCTTTCTCAAATACCCTCGCGCCCGCAAATCGATACCGCTCAAGTACAACCTTTCCAGCTCGGCTTGCCTGCACTGGATGCCTTTCCTCGCAAGACCTGGGCACGCCTAGCCGGGCACAATTTACGCACTCTGGATACGGCAGCCATGCTCTCTCCCGATCCAGTAGGCTACGAACCACTGCGTCGCGCCATCGCGACCTACCTGGGGATCTCACGCGGCATCGCTTGCACACACGAGCAGGTGTTCATCACCGCTGGCTACCGGGGAGCGCTGGAACTGGTGTGCCGCACGTTATTACACCCCGGCGACATTGGATGGTTCGAAGATCCCGGCTATATCTTCGCTCGCCAGTTTTTGGCGCGAGCAGGTATGCGTCTGGAACCCGTTCCGGTGGATGAGGAGGGGCTGAACGTGGACATCGGTCAACAGCGAGCCGCAGAGGCTCGTTTTGCCGTGGTAACGCCCACGCACCAAAGCCCCATGGGGATGGCGTTGTCATTGCCCCGAAGACTGCAACTGCTGGAATGGGCCAGCTATCGCCAATCGTGGATCATTGAGGACGACTACGACAGCGAGTTCCGTTACCACGGCCGGCCATTGCCGGCGCTGAAAAGTCTGGATCGCGACGGGCGCGTGCTCTACACCGGCACCTTCAGCAAGGTACTGTTTCCCGGCCTGCGTTTAGCTTATCTGGTTGTCCCTGAACCGCAGATCGAGCGCTTCAGGGATACGGCAGATCATTTTTGCTGCGCGGGATCGATCCTACCCCAAGCCACGGTGGCGGATTTCATGGAGCAAGGTCACTTTGCTCGCCATTTGCGCAAGATGCGTTCACTGTATGCCATTCGTCGCGGCTATCTCGTTGATGCGCTTTTACAAACATTAGGTTCACACTTGACCGTCCAGCCACAGGCAGGCGGCATTCATGTGTTAGCTACGCTGAGCACCCGTGGCAATGACCAGTCTCTGGCAGCCGCCGCCCAATCTCATGGTCTTGCCATTCAGGCGCTGAATAGCTGGCGAACAAGCAGGGCATCACACGGCGGACTCCTTATGGGATTCACGAATGTGACCGAACCTGCGATGGCAGAGGCATTGGTGCATCGACTGGCAGCAGCCATCGGATTATCGTGA
- a CDS encoding LacI family DNA-binding transcriptional regulator, with the protein MATLKDIADRAGVSISTVSRALNGTAPISAKVRQHIMAIATEQGYPLHKVAKATVAQTEPLRHILLATPRNLMLESEYNLVSLTLINALKTLCLQRNIQLRPFLGEHDTINEQQLLRELQGGKESGILIVNDDHPTLLNAVAESGIPAVLINGEDPSMRLSSVTPANHYAAAAAVRYLIDQGHSRILHLTWTSRMTIKQRERGYRDALAQAGIAVDEDLILSLPDFHPRTARDALLRWLTANPDRLGATAIFCAADNQAIGVIDALYQHGLRVPEDMSVMGMDDILPFDMLPVSLTTVHLPFETIARAALQLLAQQMTPSQALGIAQRTELAGQVVVRESVRRVGTNTG; encoded by the coding sequence ATGGCGACACTCAAGGATATTGCCGACCGCGCGGGGGTTTCCATCAGCACGGTTTCCCGCGCGCTGAACGGGACGGCACCGATCAGCGCCAAAGTCAGGCAGCACATCATGGCGATTGCCACCGAGCAGGGTTATCCGCTGCATAAAGTGGCCAAAGCGACCGTCGCGCAGACGGAACCGCTGCGCCATATTTTGCTGGCGACGCCGCGCAACCTGATGCTGGAAAGTGAGTACAATCTGGTGTCGCTGACGCTGATTAATGCTCTGAAAACGCTGTGTCTGCAACGCAATATCCAACTGCGTCCGTTTTTGGGGGAACACGATACCATTAACGAACAGCAGCTATTGCGTGAACTTCAGGGCGGAAAAGAGAGCGGCATTCTGATTGTGAATGACGATCACCCAACGCTACTGAACGCCGTGGCGGAAAGCGGGATTCCGGCGGTGCTGATCAACGGTGAAGATCCCTCAATGCGCCTGAGCAGCGTCACGCCTGCCAACCATTATGCCGCGGCAGCCGCGGTGCGTTATCTGATCGATCAAGGGCACTCGCGCATTTTGCACCTAACCTGGACGTCGCGTATGACGATCAAACAGCGTGAACGCGGCTACCGTGATGCGCTTGCACAGGCAGGCATAGCGGTGGATGAGGATCTGATTCTGTCGTTGCCGGATTTCCACCCGCGCACTGCGCGTGACGCACTGCTGCGCTGGCTGACGGCGAACCCCGACCGGCTAGGTGCGACCGCGATTTTCTGTGCGGCGGATAATCAGGCTATCGGCGTGATCGACGCGCTGTATCAGCACGGGCTACGGGTGCCGGAAGACATGTCGGTGATGGGAATGGATGACATTCTGCCGTTCGATATGCTGCCGGTTTCGCTCACCACGGTACATCTGCCGTTTGAAACTATCGCTCGTGCCGCATTACAACTGCTGGCGCAGCAAATGACTCCCTCACAGGCGCTGGGTATTGCCCAACGCACCGAACTGGCGGGGCAGGTGGTCGTCAGAGAATCAGTGCGGCGAGTGGGGACGAATACCGGTTGA
- a CDS encoding carbohydrate ABC transporter permease: MMKIIAFLTRTRHPGRIHITDIMSWVWLVVGTLLVMIPVMWAAMSSFKTPAEINRFPPSFLPQAADTITLPEYPKPLELWQVKQEDGEAKTMALVRRIGLIAQLVNPDAPSEVVRVSTKDLVPMKALHLETENYTTPITKFHFATYLKNTVFVTVMATLLTLLLSSMAAFALSKYEFRGRGTVLTLFLSTMMIPLSVVMVPTFLVVIGLNMGDNLWGVIIPTVATPTGVFLLRQYMLTIPDELIEAARIDAASEFRIYWKIILPLTAPALAVLAIFSVIWRWNDFLWPLIVLSSQDNFTLQIGLNAFQGQFSVQWHYILAMTMLSLLPVTAVFVFLQKYITTGIANTGMK; this comes from the coding sequence ATGATGAAGATAATCGCATTTCTCACCCGCACCCGTCATCCGGGGCGCATTCATATTACGGATATCATGAGCTGGGTCTGGCTGGTGGTCGGCACGCTGCTGGTGATGATTCCGGTCATGTGGGCGGCGATGTCGTCGTTCAAAACGCCCGCAGAGATTAACCGCTTTCCGCCCAGCTTTCTGCCGCAGGCGGCGGATACCATCACGTTGCCGGAGTACCCGAAGCCGCTGGAGCTGTGGCAGGTTAAGCAGGAAGACGGCGAAGCGAAAACCATGGCGCTGGTCAGGCGTATCGGCCTGATTGCACAGTTGGTGAACCCGGATGCGCCGAGCGAGGTGGTGCGTGTATCGACGAAAGATCTGGTACCAATGAAGGCCTTGCATCTGGAGACGGAGAACTACACGACGCCGATAACGAAGTTCCACTTTGCCACTTACCTGAAAAACACCGTATTCGTAACGGTGATGGCGACGCTGCTGACCTTGTTGCTCAGTTCGATGGCGGCGTTCGCGTTGTCAAAATACGAGTTTCGCGGGCGTGGCACGGTGTTGACGCTGTTTCTCTCCACCATGATGATCCCGCTGTCGGTGGTGATGGTGCCAACGTTTCTGGTGGTGATTGGCCTGAATATGGGCGATAACCTATGGGGTGTGATTATCCCCACGGTGGCGACACCGACGGGCGTATTCCTGCTGCGCCAATACATGCTGACGATCCCCGATGAACTGATCGAGGCGGCGCGGATCGATGCGGCCAGCGAATTCCGTATTTACTGGAAGATCATCCTGCCGCTGACCGCACCCGCGCTGGCGGTGCTGGCGATCTTCTCGGTGATCTGGCGCTGGAATGACTTCCTCTGGCCGCTGATTGTCCTCTCCAGTCAGGACAATTTTACGCTGCAAATCGGTTTGAATGCGTTTCAGGGGCAGTTCTCGGTGCAGTGGCACTATATACTGGCGATGACGATGCTCTCGCTTCTGCCGGTGACGGCGGTATTCGTCTTCCTGCAAAAATACATCACGACGGGGATTGCCAACACGGGGATGAAATAA
- a CDS encoding carbohydrate ABC transporter permease: MKKIALLPAGSLIDKLVTPVEKAVNLLQKLGGRKVMPWFFIAPNMLLFAVFVFIPILLAVCYAFTGGTNILLWERPYVGVDNFSTLLSCGNYAEPSSCEQDLFWTGVYNTVSFTFFNVLCTLLVALVTALILNRKIIARGFFRAMFFYPVLLSPVVVGLIWQWFLNRNGLLNLVLSSLGGQPITFLLDPTLSRFWVVFVSVWFHVGFYTLILLAGLQAIPRDIYEAAAVDGTSRWRGFYRLTLPLLAPNILVVVILLTINSVQIFDEAWVLTNGGGPGTANSFIVQYIYQTAFSSNASLYGLASAASVLMGVVLMILTALQFLLTRRLEGKK; the protein is encoded by the coding sequence ATGAAAAAGATTGCCTTACTGCCCGCAGGATCGCTGATCGATAAGCTGGTGACGCCAGTAGAGAAAGCGGTGAATCTGCTACAAAAACTCGGTGGCCGCAAAGTGATGCCGTGGTTTTTTATCGCGCCCAACATGCTGCTGTTCGCCGTTTTTGTCTTTATTCCGATTCTACTGGCGGTGTGCTACGCCTTTACCGGTGGCACCAATATTCTGCTGTGGGAACGTCCTTACGTCGGCGTGGATAATTTCTCCACGCTGCTGAGCTGCGGCAACTACGCCGAGCCATCGAGCTGTGAACAAGATCTGTTCTGGACTGGCGTCTACAACACGGTGTCGTTCACCTTTTTCAACGTGCTCTGCACGCTGCTGGTGGCGCTGGTGACGGCACTGATCCTTAACCGCAAGATTATCGCACGGGGTTTTTTCCGTGCGATGTTCTTCTATCCGGTGCTGCTGTCGCCGGTGGTGGTGGGCCTGATCTGGCAGTGGTTCCTTAACCGTAACGGCCTGCTGAATCTGGTGCTGTCATCGCTGGGCGGACAGCCGATTACCTTCCTGCTCGACCCGACGCTGTCGCGTTTCTGGGTGGTATTTGTCTCCGTCTGGTTTCACGTCGGGTTTTATACCCTGATCCTGCTGGCGGGATTGCAGGCGATCCCGCGTGATATCTATGAGGCGGCGGCGGTGGACGGCACTTCGCGCTGGCGCGGTTTTTATCGCCTGACGCTGCCGCTGCTGGCACCAAATATTCTGGTGGTAGTGATTCTGCTGACCATCAACAGCGTGCAGATCTTCGATGAAGCTTGGGTGTTAACCAACGGCGGCGGCCCTGGCACGGCCAACAGCTTTATCGTGCAGTACATCTACCAGACCGCCTTCTCGTCAAATGCATCGCTCTATGGGCTGGCCTCGGCGGCCTCGGTACTGATGGGCGTGGTGCTGATGATCCTGACAGCGTTGCAGTTCCTGCTGACGCGTCGGCTGGAAGGGAAAAAATAA
- a CDS encoding ABC transporter ATP-binding protein, with amino-acid sequence MASLELKNVHKSYGAVNIIKGVDLTIHDGEFMVFVGPSGCGKSTLLRMIAGLEEISSGELLIDNRKVNDLTPAERKIAMVFQSYALYPHLSVRKNLAFGLENLHFPKDEIARRIDEAARMLGLEPYLDRRPRALSGGQQQRVAIGRAIVREPDLFLFDEPLSNLDAKLRVQTRGELSRLHQKLRTTMIYVTHDQVEAMTMAQRIVVLNAGRIEQVGTPLELFNRPKNKFVAGFIGSPRMNMFPAQIVATGADSVEVQCPSGNRLVLPFIGTVGQNVTLGIRPSHCELVEEGEGIALCVDRCEMMGHETFIYGRMGGIDDEMIVHLAQHREFAAGESVFVRFPPTYCHLFDGETDDTLPRGSEH; translated from the coding sequence ATGGCGAGTCTGGAACTAAAAAACGTCCACAAAAGCTATGGTGCGGTGAACATCATCAAAGGCGTGGACTTAACGATTCATGATGGCGAGTTCATGGTCTTTGTCGGCCCGTCGGGCTGTGGAAAATCCACGCTGCTGCGCATGATTGCCGGGCTGGAAGAGATCAGTAGCGGTGAGCTGTTGATCGACAACCGCAAGGTGAACGATCTCACGCCAGCAGAGCGCAAGATTGCGATGGTGTTCCAGTCTTACGCGCTCTATCCGCACCTTTCGGTGCGCAAGAACCTCGCGTTCGGGCTGGAAAATTTGCACTTCCCCAAAGACGAAATCGCCCGCCGTATTGATGAAGCCGCCCGCATGCTGGGGCTGGAACCCTATCTGGATCGCCGACCGCGCGCGCTGTCGGGCGGACAGCAGCAGCGCGTCGCCATTGGCCGCGCTATCGTGCGTGAACCTGACCTGTTCCTGTTTGACGAACCGCTCTCGAATCTGGATGCCAAGCTGCGCGTGCAGACACGCGGCGAGCTGTCCCGTCTGCATCAGAAGCTGCGTACCACCATGATCTACGTCACTCACGATCAGGTGGAGGCGATGACGATGGCGCAGCGCATTGTGGTGCTGAATGCGGGGCGGATCGAGCAGGTTGGCACGCCGCTGGAGCTGTTCAATCGGCCGAAAAATAAGTTTGTTGCGGGCTTCATCGGCTCACCGCGCATGAATATGTTCCCAGCGCAGATCGTCGCCACCGGTGCCGACAGCGTCGAGGTGCAGTGTCCGTCCGGTAATCGTCTGGTGCTGCCGTTTATCGGCACCGTCGGGCAGAACGTCACGCTCGGGATTCGTCCTTCACACTGTGAGCTGGTGGAGGAAGGTGAGGGGATCGCGCTGTGCGTCGATCGCTGCGAGATGATGGGGCATGAAACCTTCATCTATGGGCGGATGGGCGGCATTGACGATGAGATGATCGTCCATCTGGCGCAGCACCGCGAGTTCGCTGCGGGTGAGTCGGTGTTCGTGCGCTTCCCGCCGACGTATTGCCATCTGTTCGATGGCGAAACGGATGACACATTGCCACGCGGTAGCGAGCATTAA
- a CDS encoding glycoside hydrolase family 88/105 protein yields the protein MQTGSLNRQQTEALLAQVARAFCRLKAIDSVTQDDAPDAGLTIQFEEWDWEVGVGLYGFWKLAHLTQDDTMLTTLANWYQQKLDTGLPPRQINSTAPMLVLALLCQDKPDAPAQWRETVSDWADWLLHSLPKTEDGGFQHTVKERPNTGQLWDDTLFMAGLFLVVAGKLLSRRDLIEEAEYQLVTHARYLADVRSGLWYHGWTFVGRHHYANAFWGRGNAWITLVLPEMRVLAEDQLSSPVLRTLEAILEQQTTTLARVQHDSGLWHTLLDDPDSPLETSASAGFIAGILTAQRLGMLRDFPQDVLEKGYAAVVAQVDAQGVVQGVSDGTAMGHDLQFYRDIPNVAVPYGQALVMLMLLAQLDSVCEG from the coding sequence ATGCAGACAGGTTCACTTAACCGACAACAAACCGAAGCGCTGTTAGCGCAGGTGGCGCGGGCGTTTTGCCGCCTGAAAGCGATTGACAGCGTCACGCAGGACGACGCACCGGACGCCGGGCTGACGATTCAATTTGAAGAGTGGGATTGGGAAGTTGGTGTCGGGCTGTACGGTTTCTGGAAGCTGGCACATCTGACGCAGGACGACACTATGCTGACGACGCTGGCGAACTGGTATCAGCAAAAGCTGGATACCGGTCTGCCACCGCGCCAGATCAACTCGACGGCACCGATGCTGGTGCTGGCGTTGCTGTGTCAGGACAAACCGGATGCGCCCGCGCAGTGGCGTGAAACCGTGAGCGACTGGGCGGACTGGCTGTTGCACTCGCTGCCGAAAACGGAGGATGGCGGTTTCCAGCACACGGTGAAAGAACGGCCAAACACCGGGCAACTGTGGGACGACACGCTGTTTATGGCCGGTCTGTTTCTGGTGGTCGCGGGGAAATTGCTTTCTCGCCGCGATCTGATTGAAGAAGCGGAATATCAGCTCGTCACGCACGCGCGCTATCTCGCCGACGTGCGCAGCGGGCTGTGGTATCACGGCTGGACGTTCGTCGGTCGCCATCACTATGCCAATGCATTCTGGGGACGTGGCAACGCCTGGATCACGCTGGTGCTGCCGGAAATGCGGGTATTGGCGGAGGATCAACTGTCCTCGCCGGTGTTGCGCACGCTGGAAGCGATTCTGGAACAGCAAACGACAACGCTGGCTCGCGTCCAGCACGATTCCGGTCTGTGGCACACGCTGCTGGATGACCCGGACTCACCGCTGGAAACGTCCGCCAGCGCGGGGTTTATTGCCGGTATTCTGACGGCGCAGCGGCTGGGGATGCTACGCGATTTCCCGCAGGACGTACTGGAAAAAGGCTATGCCGCCGTGGTGGCGCAGGTTGACGCACAGGGCGTGGTACAGGGTGTCTCTGATGGCACAGCGATGGGGCATGATTTGCAGTTCTATCGCGATATCCCCAATGTTGCCGTGCCTTACGGGCAGGCGCTGGTCATGCTGATGTTATTGGCACAGTTAGATTCTGTTTGCGAGGGCTGA